From the genome of Bradyrhizobium sp. SZCCHNS1050, one region includes:
- a CDS encoding TylF/MycF/NovP-related O-methyltransferase, with protein MPRAPRQLPPLPPPGWAHPTARTNSDLDKTWGQGHGVCRGMLSSSIMHYLDWNNLQRRFFLFDTFTGVDERLVTDEEAASGNLGYFREMYKTDIYEDAVRNFSEYNNVEIIRGSVPSSLSTVDINAVAYLSIDMNNVTPEIAAIDHFWSKLQPGAPVLLDDYGFVRYEAQKRAFDAWASQHGVAILALPTGQGLIIKPPSASGAVRRTWRRIAPFLCTATVKRFFGMTTA; from the coding sequence ATGCCGAGAGCTCCGCGCCAGCTCCCGCCGCTACCACCGCCCGGATGGGCACATCCAACCGCCCGAACGAACTCAGACCTGGATAAAACTTGGGGGCAAGGTCACGGCGTCTGTCGCGGCATGCTCAGCTCTTCGATCATGCACTATCTCGACTGGAACAACCTCCAACGTCGATTTTTTCTGTTTGATACGTTTACCGGGGTCGACGAGCGCCTCGTCACCGATGAGGAGGCCGCAAGCGGCAACCTCGGCTACTTCAGAGAGATGTACAAGACCGACATCTATGAGGATGCCGTTCGCAACTTCTCCGAATACAACAACGTCGAAATCATTCGTGGCAGTGTCCCATCCAGCCTGTCGACCGTCGACATCAATGCCGTCGCTTATCTGTCGATCGACATGAACAACGTCACGCCCGAGATCGCGGCCATCGACCACTTCTGGAGCAAGCTGCAGCCCGGCGCCCCGGTTCTGCTCGACGATTATGGTTTCGTCCGCTACGAGGCCCAGAAGCGTGCGTTCGACGCTTGGGCCTCTCAGCATGGCGTCGCTATTCTCGCGCTTCCCACAGGGCAAGGCCTGATCATCAAGCCACCATCGGCGTCAGGGGCTGTGCGTCGGACGTGGCGCCGCATAGCTCCATTTTTGTGCACCGCCACCGTGAAGCGGTTTTTTGGGATGACGACGGCGTAA
- a CDS encoding beta-1-3, beta-1-6-glucan biosynthesis protein, whose product MGRRVLHSKFSVSRLSAALGLVLLIGAPGALAQSGSDHPQDQKPQAANPADVSKENQRKADEFTEASQALSGGPAGNPECVWLGRRVVQLMYNDDLDTAFRHLDLYDRFGCPGGHVQAAFRCLTRFIPQIDPKVPNSLNNHVHGCWINPDAKPQVAAAPAPGPASTPAAQASPAPTQQPAPQASPSPAQPPAK is encoded by the coding sequence ATGGGTCGACGCGTGCTCCACTCCAAGTTTTCGGTTTCGCGCCTGTCGGCGGCTCTGGGCCTCGTGCTCCTCATCGGCGCGCCCGGCGCGCTCGCCCAGAGCGGCAGCGACCATCCCCAGGACCAAAAGCCGCAGGCGGCCAATCCGGCCGACGTGTCGAAGGAGAACCAGCGCAAGGCCGACGAATTCACCGAAGCGTCCCAGGCGCTCAGTGGCGGCCCGGCCGGCAATCCCGAATGCGTCTGGCTCGGCCGCCGCGTCGTCCAGTTGATGTACAACGACGACCTCGATACCGCCTTCCGCCACCTTGATCTCTATGACCGGTTCGGCTGCCCCGGCGGCCACGTTCAGGCCGCCTTCCGCTGCCTGACGCGTTTCATCCCGCAGATCGATCCGAAGGTGCCGAACTCGCTGAACAACCACGTCCACGGCTGCTGGATCAATCCGGACGCCAAGCCGCAGGTGGCTGCGGCGCCTGCGCCAGGCCCGGCCTCGACCCCGGCCGCGCAGGCTTCGCCAGCACCGACGCAGCAGCCCGCTCCCCAGGCATCGCCCTCGCCCGCGCAGCCTCCGGCGAAGTGA
- a CDS encoding beta-(1-6) glucans synthase yields the protein MLARAPIEPASKLQCVSYAPFRGQQSPLDPTTHIDAEQIEQDLVQLAKISECVRTYSIENGLDQVPGIAARVGIKVIQGIWLGSNKLKNQQQIGIAVDLIKRYPKVITAVVVGNEVLLRGEMTSADLAATIRGVKAQVTVPVTYADVWEFWLRNRELYDIVDFVTVHILPYWEDIPVRAKFAASHVDAIRQQVGVAFPGKEILIGETGWPSEGRMREGALPSRANQARVVSEILSLAKRENFRVNLIEAYDQPWKRKLEGTVGGYWGLISDDTRALKYPPGEPVSNYPLWKLQMGGGMILSFVVFLAGWLTVRRRPWPPHVSAWIGVGFSATTAGVLFGMAADKMFYESLGVGGWLHWGALLAAGVLAPILSANATMAGRPLPTFLDLLGPNDGRKQLKITYLLGLVLVVTVLIAAETALGFVFDPRYRDFPFASLTMAVVPFAMLLGNRPAQGPRPIAEASFAGLLAISSVYVIYNEGRDNWQAMWTCAMYLLLAFTLWRARAAQSRG from the coding sequence ATGCTCGCGCGCGCGCCGATCGAGCCAGCTTCGAAGCTGCAGTGCGTGTCCTATGCGCCGTTCCGCGGCCAGCAGAGCCCGCTGGATCCGACCACCCATATCGACGCCGAGCAGATCGAGCAGGACCTGGTGCAGCTCGCCAAGATCTCCGAATGCGTGCGCACCTATTCGATCGAGAACGGTCTCGACCAGGTGCCGGGAATCGCCGCCCGCGTCGGCATCAAGGTGATCCAGGGCATCTGGCTCGGCTCCAACAAGCTGAAGAACCAGCAGCAGATCGGCATCGCGGTCGACCTGATCAAGCGCTATCCAAAGGTGATCACGGCCGTCGTGGTCGGCAACGAGGTGCTGCTGCGCGGCGAGATGACATCAGCCGATCTGGCCGCGACCATCCGCGGCGTCAAGGCGCAGGTCACGGTTCCCGTGACCTATGCGGACGTCTGGGAGTTCTGGCTGCGCAACCGCGAGCTCTACGACATCGTCGACTTCGTCACAGTTCATATCCTGCCGTACTGGGAGGACATCCCGGTGCGCGCGAAATTCGCCGCCTCCCATGTCGACGCCATCCGCCAGCAGGTCGGCGTCGCCTTTCCGGGGAAGGAGATCCTGATCGGCGAGACCGGCTGGCCGAGCGAGGGGCGCATGCGCGAGGGCGCGCTGCCGTCGCGGGCCAACCAGGCCCGCGTGGTGTCGGAGATCCTCAGCCTCGCCAAGCGCGAGAACTTCCGCGTCAACCTGATCGAGGCCTATGACCAGCCGTGGAAGCGCAAGCTCGAAGGCACGGTCGGCGGCTATTGGGGCCTGATCAGCGACGATACGCGGGCGCTGAAATATCCGCCGGGCGAGCCCGTCAGCAACTATCCGCTGTGGAAGCTGCAGATGGGCGGCGGCATGATCCTGTCGTTCGTGGTGTTCCTGGCCGGGTGGCTGACGGTGCGGCGCCGGCCCTGGCCGCCGCACGTCTCGGCCTGGATCGGGGTCGGGTTCTCCGCGACGACAGCGGGCGTGCTGTTCGGCATGGCCGCGGACAAGATGTTCTATGAGAGCCTCGGTGTTGGCGGCTGGCTGCATTGGGGGGCGCTGCTCGCGGCCGGCGTCCTGGCGCCGATCCTCAGCGCCAATGCGACGATGGCCGGGCGGCCGTTGCCGACCTTCCTCGACCTGCTCGGACCGAATGACGGCCGCAAGCAGTTGAAGATCACCTACCTGCTGGGCCTGGTCCTCGTCGTGACGGTGCTGATTGCGGCCGAGACGGCGCTCGGCTTCGTGTTCGACCCGCGCTACCGCGATTTCCCGTTCGCCAGCCTGACCATGGCGGTGGTGCCGTTCGCGATGCTGCTCGGCAATCGTCCGGCGCAGGGTCCCCGGCCGATCGCCGAGGCCAGCTTCGCCGGCCTGCTCGCGATCTCCTCGGTCTACGTGATCTACAACGAGGGCCGCGACAACTGGCAGGCGATGTGGACCTGCGCGATGTATCTGCTGCTGGCGTTCACGCTGTGGCGGGCGCGGGCCGCGCAAAGCCGAGGATGA
- a CDS encoding glycosyltransferase: MRAVVAVLLLVTAVHAALWGLLQDKQEAPSFTGLLQSVSYDPHEGTGAPGANTVASPERIRADMKKLATMTRAIRLYSSTGGLEIVPPLAAEAGLKVMLGAWIDKDPDRNEREIQSAITLARRNSNVIGIVVGNETILTATQKVDELIEKIKRVKKSVNVPVTTGDVWNTWRDNPELAANVDFIAAHVLPYWEFFTDDQAVDQAVDRYQLLKKQFPGKRIMIAEFGWPSQGYSRSGDNRGPAVPGPLRQAKVLRNFLAQAASIGMEYNIVEAIDQPWKYFEGGVGPYWGVLNAAREAKFAWTGPIVNPDYWQLAAIALLVGVLLSLPIVRLRQPTVLQAMMLAITAHGVGAWVSNVFAYWNVHYFVWGSTFALTLGLILLVPLILIAMARIEEIAAIAFGREPRRLLTRDKAARDRAAAPDYCPKVSIHVPAYFEPVDMMKQTLDALARLDYPNYEVVCIINNTPDPAFWQPIQDHCRMLGERFKFINAEKVKGFKAGALRIAMERTAVDAEIIGIIDADYVVTPDWLSDLVPAFADPAVGLVQAPQEHRDEHLSLMHYIMNGEYAGFFDIGMVQRNEENAIIVHGTMCLIRRAAMDMAGGWSSDTICEDTDLGLAIQELGWQTHYTNTRYGQGLLPDTYEAFKKQRHRWAYGGFQIVKKHWRRFLPGHSRLTSDQKREFSLGWLNWLGAESLGVVVAILNLIWTPIVAFAGIAIPDKILTIPILAAFVVSLAHFLILYRLRVAVKPWQMLGAMVAAMSVQWTVSRAVAQGLITEHLAFARTSKGGLSRMSIEFQAFWEAVIGALLLIGATILIVTNTLAITELYIFAAVLILESLPFLSAVAIALLEMSRINSFEFWRHATVRTAELIGLRPVWVPELAGPGMQPAPLSAAATKAADKV, translated from the coding sequence ATGCGTGCCGTTGTCGCCGTCCTGCTCCTCGTCACCGCTGTGCACGCCGCCCTCTGGGGACTGCTGCAGGACAAACAGGAGGCCCCCAGTTTTACCGGCCTGCTGCAGAGCGTCTCCTACGATCCGCATGAAGGAACCGGGGCTCCCGGCGCCAACACCGTGGCCTCGCCGGAACGCATCCGCGCCGACATGAAGAAGCTCGCCACGATGACGCGGGCCATCCGGCTCTACTCGTCTACCGGCGGCCTCGAGATAGTGCCGCCGCTGGCGGCGGAGGCGGGGCTGAAGGTGATGCTCGGCGCTTGGATCGACAAGGATCCGGACCGCAACGAGCGCGAGATCCAGTCGGCCATCACCCTGGCCCGCCGCAACAGCAACGTCATCGGCATCGTGGTCGGCAACGAGACCATCCTCACGGCGACCCAGAAGGTCGATGAGCTGATCGAGAAGATCAAGCGCGTGAAGAAGTCGGTCAACGTGCCCGTCACCACAGGCGACGTCTGGAACACCTGGCGCGACAACCCCGAGCTCGCGGCCAATGTCGACTTCATCGCCGCGCACGTCCTGCCCTATTGGGAATTCTTCACCGACGACCAGGCCGTCGATCAGGCGGTGGATCGCTATCAGCTCCTGAAGAAGCAGTTCCCCGGCAAGCGCATCATGATCGCCGAGTTCGGCTGGCCGAGCCAGGGCTACAGCCGCAGCGGCGACAACCGCGGGCCCGCCGTGCCGGGCCCACTCCGGCAGGCGAAGGTGCTGCGCAATTTTCTGGCCCAGGCCGCCTCGATCGGCATGGAATACAACATCGTCGAGGCGATCGATCAGCCCTGGAAATATTTCGAAGGCGGCGTCGGCCCGTACTGGGGCGTCCTCAATGCCGCGCGCGAGGCGAAATTCGCCTGGACCGGCCCGATCGTGAATCCCGACTATTGGCAGCTCGCGGCCATCGCGCTGCTGGTCGGCGTGCTCTTGTCGCTGCCGATCGTGCGGCTGCGCCAGCCGACCGTGCTGCAGGCCATGATGCTCGCCATCACGGCACATGGCGTCGGTGCCTGGGTCTCCAACGTCTTCGCCTATTGGAACGTGCACTATTTCGTCTGGGGCTCGACCTTCGCGCTGACGCTGGGCCTGATCCTCCTGGTTCCCCTGATCCTCATCGCGATGGCCCGCATCGAGGAGATCGCCGCGATCGCCTTCGGCCGCGAGCCGCGGCGCCTCTTGACCCGCGACAAGGCCGCGCGTGACCGCGCCGCCGCGCCGGACTACTGCCCCAAGGTGTCGATCCACGTGCCGGCCTATTTCGAGCCGGTCGACATGATGAAGCAGACGCTCGATGCGCTGGCCCGCCTCGACTACCCGAACTACGAGGTCGTCTGCATCATCAATAACACGCCCGACCCGGCGTTCTGGCAGCCGATCCAGGATCACTGCCGCATGCTCGGCGAGCGCTTCAAGTTCATCAACGCCGAGAAGGTCAAGGGCTTCAAGGCCGGCGCGCTGCGCATCGCGATGGAGCGCACCGCTGTCGATGCCGAGATCATCGGCATCATCGACGCCGACTATGTCGTGACGCCGGACTGGCTCTCCGACCTCGTGCCGGCCTTCGCCGACCCCGCCGTCGGCCTGGTGCAGGCGCCGCAGGAGCATCGCGACGAGCACCTGTCGCTGATGCACTACATCATGAACGGCGAGTACGCCGGCTTCTTCGACATCGGCATGGTTCAGCGCAACGAGGAGAACGCGATCATCGTGCACGGCACGATGTGCCTGATCCGGCGCGCGGCGATGGACATGGCCGGCGGCTGGTCGAGCGACACGATCTGCGAGGACACCGATCTCGGCCTCGCGATCCAGGAGCTCGGCTGGCAGACCCACTACACCAACACCCGCTACGGCCAGGGCCTCCTGCCCGACACCTACGAGGCGTTCAAGAAGCAGCGCCATCGCTGGGCCTATGGCGGCTTCCAGATCGTCAAGAAGCACTGGCGCCGCTTCCTGCCCGGCCACAGCCGGCTGACCTCGGACCAGAAGCGCGAGTTCTCGCTCGGCTGGCTCAACTGGCTCGGCGCCGAGAGCCTCGGCGTCGTGGTGGCGATCCTCAACCTGATCTGGACGCCGATCGTTGCCTTCGCCGGCATCGCCATTCCCGACAAGATCCTGACCATCCCGATCCTCGCCGCCTTCGTGGTCTCGCTCGCCCACTTCCTGATTCTCTACCGGCTGCGGGTGGCGGTGAAGCCGTGGCAGATGCTGGGCGCGATGGTCGCGGCGATGAGCGTGCAGTGGACGGTCAGCCGCGCCGTGGCGCAGGGCCTGATCACCGAGCACCTGGCGTTCGCCCGCACGTCCAAGGGCGGCCTGTCGCGGATGTCGATCGAGTTCCAGGCGTTCTGGGAGGCCGTGATCGGCGCCCTGCTCCTGATCGGCGCCACGATTCTGATCGTGACCAACACGCTTGCCATCACCGAGCTCTACATCTTCGCCGCCGTCCTGATCCTGGAGAGCCTGCCGTTCCTCTCAGCGGTCGCCATCGCGCTGCTGGAGATGTCCCGCATCAACTCCTTCGAGTTCTGGCGCCACGCCACCGTCCGCACCGCCGAGCTGATCGGCCTGCGCCCGGTATGGGTGCCCGAGCTGGCCGGGCCCGGAATGCAACCGGCGCCGCTGAGCGCGGCGGCAACGAAGGCGGCGGACAAGGTGTAA
- a CDS encoding alpha/beta hydrolase family protein, with product MKFLALLLALLAAPNGACAQGAVFRVGVTKRDFVPAEPYDWRGAQTHALRATIWYPAAADAPERPQWIGPRIIPFFSAGSAAPDAEPASGPRRAFVVLSHGNGGAALQIAWLGTALAGAGFIVVAVNHPGNSALEDYTVEGMSLWWLRAVDVSAVIDAMLVDKTFGSRVDPARIGAAGHSLGGYTVLAAAGGISNPELLQVFCRSPAADASCKPPPPAAVMRRETLARLSVDPDFRQRYSEAGKSYRDERIRAAFAMAPGPGPIFAPNSLEKISIPVAIVAGSADEIVPTPAAAETFARLIPHSTLKIFPKAGHFVFLDTCTLVGSVFFRSTCRDPDGADREAVHAETIRLAVDFFTTYLR from the coding sequence ATGAAATTTCTGGCCCTGTTGCTGGCCCTTCTCGCAGCGCCAAACGGTGCTTGCGCACAAGGAGCAGTCTTTAGGGTCGGTGTAACCAAGCGTGATTTTGTTCCTGCTGAGCCTTACGATTGGCGCGGCGCCCAGACACATGCGCTCCGCGCAACGATATGGTATCCGGCCGCAGCGGATGCGCCCGAGAGACCGCAATGGATCGGGCCGCGCATCATCCCGTTCTTCAGCGCCGGCAGCGCTGCGCCCGATGCGGAGCCGGCATCAGGACCCCGGCGTGCGTTCGTCGTCCTGTCCCACGGTAACGGCGGCGCAGCGCTCCAAATCGCATGGCTCGGCACAGCACTCGCGGGGGCTGGCTTTATCGTCGTCGCAGTCAATCACCCCGGCAATAGCGCTCTCGAGGACTATACCGTCGAGGGTATGTCATTGTGGTGGCTGCGAGCTGTGGATGTTAGCGCCGTCATCGATGCGATGCTCGTCGACAAGACCTTTGGCAGCCGAGTCGACCCCGCGCGCATCGGTGCCGCCGGTCATTCGCTCGGTGGCTACACTGTCCTCGCGGCCGCTGGTGGCATCAGCAATCCGGAACTGCTGCAGGTGTTTTGCCGCTCGCCTGCGGCCGACGCGTCATGCAAACCGCCGCCGCCCGCTGCCGTCATGCGCCGGGAGACCCTAGCACGTCTGAGCGTCGATCCCGATTTCCGGCAACGCTACAGCGAGGCCGGCAAGTCCTATCGGGACGAACGCATCCGCGCGGCCTTCGCCATGGCGCCCGGGCCAGGCCCGATCTTCGCACCGAACAGCCTTGAGAAAATCTCGATTCCCGTTGCGATTGTCGCCGGAAGCGCCGACGAAATTGTCCCGACACCCGCCGCTGCCGAGACATTCGCTAGGTTGATCCCGCATTCGACTCTGAAGATATTTCCGAAGGCCGGCCACTTCGTATTTCTGGACACGTGCACTCTGGTCGGAAGCGTATTCTTTCGGAGCACGTGCCGCGATCCCGATGGCGCCGACCGTGAGGCAGTTCATGCCGAGACGATCAGACTTGCGGTCGATTTCTTCACCACATATCTGCGCTGA
- a CDS encoding IS3 family transposase (programmed frameshift): MKRSRFTEEQIIGILKEHEAGVPVADLCRKHGVSDASIYKWKAKFGGMDVSEAKRLKTLEDENTRLKRLLAEAMLDNAALKDLPGKEVVTPAAKRKAVAHLVGVHGLSERRACKAIGCCRMTVRYQTSRADDAGLRQRMRAIAHERRRFGYRRLHVLLKREGYLVNHKKLFRLYREERLAVRRRGGRKRALGTRAPMTVPLLSNDRWSLDFVSDQMTDGRRFRVLTVVDDCTRECLALVADTSLSGARVARELDRLVAERGKPKMVVSDNGSELTSNAILTWADQSRIAWHYIAPGKPMQNAFIESFNGRLRDELLNETLFTSLAQARVALRCWQADYNDARPHSQLGWKTPSEFAATCNPRRDLALRYAESSAPAPAATTARMGTSNRPNELRPG, translated from the exons ATGAAGCGCAGCCGCTTTACGGAAGAGCAGATCATCGGGATTTTGAAGGAGCACGAGGCCGGCGTTCCGGTCGCCGATCTCTGCCGCAAGCATGGCGTGAGCGACGCCAGCATTTACAAGTGGAAGGCCAAGTTCGGCGGAATGGACGTCTCGGAGGCCAAGCGGCTGAAGACGCTGGAGGACGAGAACACGCGGCTCAAGCGGCTGCTGGCGGAGGCCATGCTGGACAATGCAGCGCTGAAGGATCTGC CTGGGAAAGAAGTGGTGACGCCCGCTGCGAAGCGGAAAGCTGTCGCACATCTCGTGGGTGTTCACGGGTTGAGCGAACGGCGGGCGTGTAAAGCCATCGGATGTTGCCGCATGACGGTCAGATATCAGACGAGCCGGGCCGATGATGCCGGGCTGCGGCAGCGCATGAGGGCGATCGCCCATGAGCGCCGCCGCTTCGGCTATCGTCGCTTGCACGTCCTGCTCAAGCGGGAGGGCTACCTGGTCAATCACAAGAAGCTGTTCCGGCTGTATCGTGAGGAACGGCTCGCGGTGCGCCGCAGAGGTGGCCGCAAGCGGGCCCTCGGCACACGAGCACCGATGACGGTGCCGCTGCTCTCGAATGATCGCTGGTCGCTCGACTTCGTGTCGGATCAGATGACCGACGGCCGGCGCTTCCGCGTCCTGACCGTGGTCGACGACTGCACCCGCGAGTGCCTGGCGCTGGTGGCCGACACCTCGCTCTCGGGCGCCCGGGTCGCTCGGGAGCTGGACCGGCTGGTCGCCGAGCGCGGCAAGCCCAAGATGGTGGTGAGCGACAACGGCAGCGAACTCACCAGCAATGCCATCCTGACATGGGCCGATCAGAGCCGCATCGCCTGGCACTACATCGCGCCGGGCAAACCCATGCAGAACGCCTTCATCGAGAGCTTCAACGGCCGCCTGCGGGATGAACTGCTGAACGAGACGCTGTTCACCTCGCTCGCCCAGGCCCGCGTTGCGCTCCGATGCTGGCAGGCCGACTATAACGACGCTCGGCCGCACTCCCAGCTCGGATGGAAGACGCCATCCGAGTTCGCCGCCACCTGCAATCCGCGTCGGGATCTGGCGTTGCGCTATGCCGAGAGCTCCGCGCCAGCTCCCGCCGCTACCACCGCCCGGATGGGCACATCCAACCGCCCGAACGAACTCAGACCTGGATAA